The nucleotide sequence TTACCTCTTTTTTTAAGGTTTTTAAGCAAGTTTGATTTGTTTTCATAAGATTCACGTTGATTAAATCTAAATTTTGCACTAATACTATTAATATCAATTTCTAAAACTAAAACTTTATCAAGCATTTCTTTATATAAATTGTTGGGGTAAATTGGTTCAAAACCACCTTCGGGCTGGAATTTATTCATTAAAGCCATAAGTATTTGTGATTTTAGATCGTCATTTTTTATTATATTAACTACTCCGATTGCATGAATAGATGCAAAAAGCTGGCCAGCAAAACATGCAATATCTTCACTTTTAAAGTACGATGGTATTTGAGAATAAGCTTTGAATGTTGTAAAATAAACTAGTGGTTTAGTTTTAATTATATCAA is from Desulfurella sp. and encodes:
- a CDS encoding pyridoxamine 5'-phosphate oxidase family protein, which gives rise to MRRNEFEITEKAKIEKLLNDSSFCTLSFVDFNNKPYATTVNFVYHNKHIYFHSANSGKKIDIIKTKPLVYFTTFKAYSQIPSYFKSEDIACFAGQLFASIHAIGVVNIIKNDDLKSQILMALMNKFQPEGGFEPIYPNNLYKEMLDKVLVLEIDINSISAKFRFNQRESYENKSNLLKNLKKRGKKIDLETIKFIQENDLY